A segment of the Bacteriovorax sp. PP10 genome:
AGATACGGTTTATACCAAATGTTAATTGAAGCTCACCAGGCGATTCCTGAAGATAAGAGACGTGATTTAAAATTCATTCCAGTCTCAATCGTTCACGAATACGTTCCAGAACAAAAATCTCTGGCGCGCGAGCTCGATGGTGGAAAAAAGAAAAAAGAAAGTGCCGGCCAGGTTTTTGGTCTGGTGAAACTTTTATCTTACCAATTCGGAAACGTGCACATCAATATCGGGCATCCCGTTACGATGCCACCAGTTGATCACGCCAATTTAAAAGCTCAGACTCAAAAAATCGCTTTCGAGTGCTTTTTTGAAGTCGGGAAAAACATGCGTGTGACTCCAACTTCACTGCTTGCGATCATCCTTTTAGATGAGCCGTCAGGAGCATTGAAGTGGGAAGAGATTTTAACGAAAGCTCGTCACATTATCACTTATTGCCAGAAATTTAATGTGCCGATTACCGACTCATTAAAACTAGAAAATATGGAAAAATCTCTTGAGAGATCAATCGATATTTTAATCGGAAATAAAAAAGTAGAAGCGATCGGAAACCCTAACGGAAACCACGTTTTTTACTCAATTAAAGACGATTCAAGAAAAGAAATTCTTTATTTCAAAAACACAGTTCTGCATCACTTTTTAGTGCCGTGGATTGTGAATATGGGATGGGTAAACCTTTTCTCAGGTCACATTTCAAACGTTGATGATCTAAAAAAATTCTTCATAGTTCAAAGAAAACAATTGATGCATGAATTCTATTTACCGACGGTAAAAGTTTTCTTGAGTGAGACACTTGCAATTGTTTCGGACGCTGTCGGAAGAGAAATCACGACTCTTGAAGAGTGTATGGAGCTTTCTCACAAAGAACTTTATTTAATTCTGGCAAAGGTGAGTTTATTCTCGCGCGCTTGTAATTATTTACTCGAAGCTTATTACGTTTGTGGTTTAACTCTGACTGCTCTTTCTAAAGAGTATAAAGAAGGCTTTAAGATGGAGACATTTTTAAAGCGCTACAAAGAAGCTTTTGATAGCGAAAGAAAGCTTAAACGTATTATTAAATACGCTGAAAGTTACTCTGTACCACTTTCTAAATCGAGCCTTCAGTACTTCATCCATACAGGGGTTGTAGCGAGCAATAATGGCTATTACACGGTTGCAGACTCAGTTAAGTTAGCTGAGACCCTGGCAAAAGTTGAGTCTGATTTAACCAGCCAGCTCAGCATCAATCTTCTAAATTAATATGGCCGCCTACAAAATAAAAAAGTCAGCACGTCTACGAAAGCGCTTCATTCAAAGTGAAGCGCTGGATAGATTCGAGTCATGGTTTGATATTTCCGAAAAATTAAAAGACCAGATCAAGACCGACTCAACTTTCCAGTTGGTCGGCGACAAAACTGTCATCAGCATTAATCCAAAGACAGGAATCAGTCACGTACTGGTGGAAGTCCTTGGTATTCCAAAGGATGGGTTTAAAATAATGGATCAGGAGCCTAGTGAGTTACTCCTATATGCCTGCCCGGAAACGCCTTTTGAAATTGATTTTGAATCAGTAAAAGTGCGAGCTAGCGATTTGATGGGCGTTATAACTCACCGCTTGGAAGACACCTTTCATATTGTTTCCGATGGATTAAATTTAGAGCTTCATTTTTTTATTCAAAAAGATTATATTCATTCATAGTGTTAATAGGAGAAGACTTTTTTATAACTAAAAAGTCTCAATCAAGAGGTAAATTATTAAAGACAACCAGAATCCAAGTCCAGGTGCATTTCAAAGACCTTCTTTCAACAATTCAAACAAAAACCAAGGTCCACGTGTTAACGAACAAATCAGAATTCCTGAGTGTCGTTTACTAGGGGATGATGGGCACGCTTACGGTGTTGTTTCGATGGCGGAAGCAAGAAGAATTTCTGATGAAGCAGGCCTAGATTTAGTTGAAGTGTCTCCAACGGCACAACCTCCAGTTGTAAAGCTTATTGACTTCGGTAAATACAAATACGAACTGCAAAAGAAAGCTCAAGAAGCGAAGAAAAAGCAGATCGTTATTCAATTAAAAGAAATTCAATTGAGACCAAATATCGAACAAGGTGATTTAGATACAAAGCTAAACCACTGCAAAAAGTTCTTAGACCAAGGTGATAAGATCAAAATCTCTATGCAGTTCCGCGGACGTGAAATGTCGTACCGTGATGCAGGGATGGCGAAATTTAAAGTAATTTTGGCCCAAATCACTGAATTCGGAGCGACTGTAGAGTCTGAGCCGAAAATGATGGGGAATAGAATTATCGCTATTTTAGCTTCAACTCGTAAGCCACCAGTTAAAAAAGCTGGGGAAAGCGACGCTGAACACGCTCCAACTGAGCAAAAAGCTAAAAAGGATTAAGAAAGTCTTTTACAGACCATGAAATTCTTGGTATTTATACCTGCTTTAAAAAGTATTAAGTGCATTATTATTAAATAGATCGTTTATATAGCGAGTTTTGGGAGTATTTTTATGCCAAAAATGAAAACAAGAAAATCAGCTGCTAAGAGATATAGCGTAACTGGTACAGGTAAAGTTAAGAGAAACAAGTGTGGTCTACGCCATAAACTTGAGCACAAGTCTACGAAAGTAAAAAACAGAGCAGGCGGACCAGCACTAGTTCACCAATCTGAGCACGAAAAAGTAAGAAGAATGTTACCATACGCTTTCTAATTAGAAGAAAGTCGTATAGAACGTAGAAATAAAAGAAAGAAACTAAAATAGACCGATAGTTTGGGCCCAAAGAGTATAAAAACTTAAATACCCCCAAGCATCGTTACAGGAGAAGGTATGGCACGCGTTAGAAGAGGTTTTAAAGCTAGAAGAAGAAGAAATAAAGTTTTAAAGATGGCAAAAGGTTACAGCTTTGACCGTCGTACAAAGTACAAGCACACAGCTGAAACTGTTAAACGTGCTCTACATTACGCTTACGTAGGAAGAAGACTACTTAAGAGAGATATGAGAAAGCTATGGGTTGTCAGAATTTCTGCAGCTGCTAGAGTTCTTGAAACTTCATACTCAAAATTCATGGGTTCAATGAAAACTAATGGTGTAACAATCAATAGAAAAATGCTTGCAGAAATTGCAGCAACTGACTTTGCTGGATTTACAGCAATAAAAAACTCACTTAAGAAGTAAGTTAAAAAGCTCCAGTGGCGCTTTTTAGAGATGAACTTTTT
Coding sequences within it:
- a CDS encoding 1-acyl-sn-glycerol-3-phosphate acyltransferase encodes the protein MDISKLIKLSKMGGFFGGIPNFFDNFKEMEEIVLSYPKLKDRLGNKEDDTEKALKCLKEIRSELSLPFLKGFEKFLDASLGQIYDGINFNDNGYNLKKLSKENNIVLVPNHQSHADYLAINYVYFKKYKSPLFVAGGNNLNIFPIGPMFRRCGCFFIRRTFANDIIYKLTLEAYLYYMLVKGNPIEFFFEGGRSRTGKLLPPRYGLYQMLIEAHQAIPEDKRRDLKFIPVSIVHEYVPEQKSLARELDGGKKKKESAGQVFGLVKLLSYQFGNVHINIGHPVTMPPVDHANLKAQTQKIAFECFFEVGKNMRVTPTSLLAIILLDEPSGALKWEEILTKARHIITYCQKFNVPITDSLKLENMEKSLERSIDILIGNKKVEAIGNPNGNHVFYSIKDDSRKEILYFKNTVLHHFLVPWIVNMGWVNLFSGHISNVDDLKKFFIVQRKQLMHEFYLPTVKVFLSETLAIVSDAVGREITTLEECMELSHKELYLILAKVSLFSRACNYLLEAYYVCGLTLTALSKEYKEGFKMETFLKRYKEAFDSERKLKRIIKYAESYSVPLSKSSLQYFIHTGVVASNNGYYTVADSVKLAETLAKVESDLTSQLSINLLN
- the infC gene encoding translation initiation factor IF-3, whose amino-acid sequence is MKDNQNPSPGAFQRPSFNNSNKNQGPRVNEQIRIPECRLLGDDGHAYGVVSMAEARRISDEAGLDLVEVSPTAQPPVVKLIDFGKYKYELQKKAQEAKKKQIVIQLKEIQLRPNIEQGDLDTKLNHCKKFLDQGDKIKISMQFRGREMSYRDAGMAKFKVILAQITEFGATVESEPKMMGNRIIAILASTRKPPVKKAGESDAEHAPTEQKAKKD
- the rpmI gene encoding 50S ribosomal protein L35, producing MPKMKTRKSAAKRYSVTGTGKVKRNKCGLRHKLEHKSTKVKNRAGGPALVHQSEHEKVRRMLPYAF
- the rplT gene encoding 50S ribosomal protein L20, with protein sequence MARVRRGFKARRRRNKVLKMAKGYSFDRRTKYKHTAETVKRALHYAYVGRRLLKRDMRKLWVVRISAAARVLETSYSKFMGSMKTNGVTINRKMLAEIAATDFAGFTAIKNSLKK